The Amaranthus tricolor cultivar Red isolate AtriRed21 chromosome 6, ASM2621246v1, whole genome shotgun sequence genome has a segment encoding these proteins:
- the LOC130816040 gene encoding G-patch and R3H domain-containing protein C30B4.02c has product MGGGKRKPTNKSRPRGQRQPQSLFIDCGILSDFDSPSSSSSRRGKTGNLKCGNSATGSNSNFNTGVKKSSANYFRYDYPSIDFKDVVQSEPPKGEKNGEGSSVALQPVILLGSKDSKIVSFEDPIPSMEPSKVEYYYEYSSGFVLGESSHGELGFSDEPEETLGVTELSSGILVDEEEQLHRGLGFSEQLKVSDNGGLLSSTIVQEPLELFDKSSTHGMEEEVEDGEGSMNEEDNIVDEDEDEDEDEDEDEDEDEGGDGDGDEDSSCLLHKFPVKTSSRKKNSAFVSIGGVRLYTQDLSDEEEGEEAEDCFEEGSSSESFESDNSEDSSEFESDIDEDVMEDYLDGCGGVNEILKSNWLALQHIDGQEEGDDSDNDSSTDEYGETLKKLGGVALEEASKEYGMQKQKSKKKPSPKSSKLKSAEGAWSSTLDDLMLVKDPRQLSAKKKHAAQFPQSWPSGGSKNKKYGRFSGEKKKHRKEMIALKRRERLLRRGVDLVEINSKLKQMVLKNIGILSFPPMHTRDCSQVQRLAAIYRLRSDCQGSGKKRFVTLSRTQHTNLPSAIDEIRLEKLIGSCKDDVDFPVVETPQSARSSARRKLTKNLTNQQGSSRKSERRNSGQKPGAYNQPVSFVSSGLIQSEPVESSPVGASDDLNQKSKAADNTSSMIGSFEVHTKGFGSKMMAKMGYVEGEGLGKDGKGMSRPIQVIQRPKSLGLGMSFVESSSETVKVATTPKRSGASSSSSRNSTPNIGAFEKHTKGFGSKMMAKMGFVEGTGLGRDSQGIVAPLVAVRRPRARGLGAEGK; this is encoded by the exons ATGGGCGGTGGAAAAAGGAAACCAACAAATAAATCGAGGCCTCGAGGCCAGAGGCAACCACAATCCCTCTTTATTGATTGTGGAATCTTGTCTGACTTTGATTCcccatcttcatcttcttctcgtcgag GTAAAACGGGGAATTTGAAATGTGGGAATTCTGCAACTGGGTCCAATTCTAATTTCAACACTGGTGTTAAAAAATCTTCTGCTAATTATTTTCGTTATGACTACCCTTCTATTGATTTCAAG GATGTTGTGCAGTCCGAACCTCCAAAAGGAGAAAAGAATGGTGAGGGTAGTTCAGTAGCGTTGCAGCCAGTAATCTTGTTAGGTTCAAAAGATAGCAAGATTGTTTCTTTTGAAGACCCAATACCGTCGATGGAGCCTTCTAAGGTGGAATATTATTATGAATATAGTTCTGGTTTTGTATTGGGAGAGAGTTCTCATGGTGAATTGGGGTTCTCTGATGAACCAGAGGAAACTCTTGGTGTTACAGAATTGTCATCAGGTATATTGGTTGATGAGGAAGAACAGTTGCATAGAGGATTGGGGTTTTCTGAGCAGTTAAAAGTTTCTGATAATGGAGGGTTATTGTCATCAACAATTGTGCAAGAGCCATTAGAGCTGTTTGATAAATCCTCGACTCATGGCATGGAAGAGGAGGTGGAGGATGGTGAGGGTTCTATGAATGAAGAAGATAACATTGTGGACGAAgacgaagatgaagatgaagatgaagatgaagatgaagatgaagatgaaggtggAGATGGAGATGGGGATGAGGATAGTTCATGTTTGCTTCATAAATTTCCAGTGAAGACTTCATCTCGTAAAAAGAATTCTGCATTTGTGTCAATTGGAGGTGTGAGATTGTACACCCAAGATTTATCTGACGAGGAGGAGGGGGAAGAAGCGGAAGATTGTTTTGAAGAGGGGAGCTCTTCTGAATCATTTGAGAGCGATAACTCTGAAGATAGCTCGGAATTTGAATCTgatattgatgaagatgtaaTGGAGGATTACTTGGATGGATGTGGAGGggtaaatgaaattttaaaatccAATTGGTTGGCTTTACAGCATATTGATGGTCAAGAGGAAGGAGATGATAGTGATAATGATTCTAGCACTGATGAATACGGAGAGACTTTGAAGAAATTGGGTGGTGTTGCTCTTGAAGAAGCGTCCAAAGAGTATGGAATGCAAAAACAGAAGTCAAAAAAGAAGCCTTCACCCAAGTCTAGCAAATTAAAGTCTGCTGAAGGTGCTTGGTCTTCAACTTTGGATGATTTAATGCTTGTTAAGGATCCAAGACAACTTTCTGCTAAAAAGAAGCATGCAGCTCAATTTCCTCAATCATGGCCTTCTGGAGgtagcaaaaataaaaaatacggGAGGTTTTCAG GTGAAAAGAAAAAACACAGAAAAGAAATGATTGCCCTAAAGCGCAGGGAGAGATTGCTACGTCGTGGTGTTGATCTTGTGGAAATAAATTCG AAGCTGAAGCAGATGGTTTTGAAGAATATTGGCATTCTATCATTCCCTCCCATGCATACACGGGATTGTTCTCAG GTACAACGTCTAGCTGCAATTTATCGTTTAAGGAGTGACTGCCAAGGTTCTGGCAAGAAAAG GTTTGTAACACTAAGTCGAACACAACACACCAATTTGCCATCTGCGATTGATGAAATACGACTGGAGAAG CTGATTGGATCGTGCAAGGATGATGTTGATTTCCCAGTAGTTGAGACACCTCAAAGTGCCAGGAGTTCTGCTCGTAGAAAATTAACCAAGAACTTGACGAACCAGCAAGGAAGCAGCAGAAAGAGTGAGAGGAGAAATAGTGGGCAAAAGCCTGGAGCATATAATCAACCAGTGTCATTTGTCTCAAGTGGTCTAATTCAATCAGAGCCTGTCGAATCCAGCCCTGTTGGAGCAAGTGATGATTTAAATCAGAAAAGCAAAGCTGCAGACAATACCTCATCAATGATTGGTTCATTTGAAGTTCATACAAAAGGTTTTGGGTCAAAGATGATGGCTAAGATGGGGTATGTGGAAGGTGAAGGTTTGGGGAAAGATGGCAAGGGAATGTCAAGGCCTATACAGGTGATTCAACGACCTAAATCTCTGGGATTGGGAATGTCTTTTGTTGAAAGCAGCAGTGAAACTGTGAAAGTAGCTACGACTCCTAAAAGAAGTggtgcatcatcatcatcatcaaggaACTCTACTCCAAATATCGGTGCTTTTGAGAAACATACTAAAGGGTTTGGATCAAAGATGATGGCGAAGATGGGATTTGTTGAAGGAACAGGTTTGGGTAGAGATTCTCAAGGTATAGTTGCCCCGTTGGTGGCTGTCCGACGGCCCCGAGCTAGAGGTTTGGGTGCTGAAggtaaatga